CTGGCGGCGTTCCCGGACGCGATCGCCCGCTTCCAGGCAGGCACCGGCCGCAAGATCCAGATCCAGCCCGGACTCGGGGACACGTAGGACCCACGGCACATCCCTGCACGTCTCCCCCACCCGTCGAGCCACGCGTCGACCGCCCACCCCGCCGGCGCCGCCCGACCGCCACGAAACGGAGCACCACCCCCATGCCCCAGCAGATCCGCCGCGTCCTCGTCCGGTCGATCGACGACATCACCGTGGAGCACATCCCCGCGCCGACCGCCGACGAGGGCGAACTCCTCGTCCGCACCGCCGTGGTGGGCGTCTGCGGCTCCGACACCCACGCCGCCCAGGGCCACCACCCGTTCATGCCCCTGCCCTACCACCCCGGACACGAGGCGGTCGGCGTCGTCGCCGCCACAGGCCCGGGCGTCGACGGGTTCGCCCCGGGCGACCGGGTGATCGTCGAGCCGAACCTCTTCTGCGGGCGGTGCCCCCAGTGCCGTACCGGCCGATACAACATCTGCCAGGAACTGACGGTCTTCGGCTGCCAGACCCCCGGCGCCATGACGGATCTGTTCACCATCCCCGCCGACCGCGTCCACCGCGTCCCCGCCGGCATGACCGACCTCGAGGCCGCTCTCGTCGAACCGCTGGCCACCCCGGTGCACGCCGTGGCCAAGGCCGGTGACCTCACCGGACGTGCGGTCGTCGTCCTCGGCGCCGGGCCCATCGGTCTGCTCGTGCTCGCCGCCGCCCGGCACGCGGGGGCCGCCGCGATCG
This is a stretch of genomic DNA from Streptomyces hawaiiensis. It encodes these proteins:
- a CDS encoding zinc-dependent alcohol dehydrogenase, which gives rise to MPQQIRRVLVRSIDDITVEHIPAPTADEGELLVRTAVVGVCGSDTHAAQGHHPFMPLPYHPGHEAVGVVAATGPGVDGFAPGDRVIVEPNLFCGRCPQCRTGRYNICQELTVFGCQTPGAMTDLFTIPADRVHRVPAGMTDLEAALVEPLATPVHAVAKAGDLTGRAVVVLGAGPIGLLVLAAARHAGAAAIAVTDLLPGKRERALRLGADAALPADAADLTEQARQALGAPVDVVFDCVAREQSMAQATDLVTKGGRIIVVGVGAAGTTPVRLDLIQDREISVEGTLMYTADDYRTAIALIASGAVDTDEIVTATFPLEEAAKAFAASLAPEHVKVLVTVEAP